AAAAGATATAACTGATACTGAAAAAAAGCGGAATCATATAGACAAACGAGAGGATCATCATAATCGCGAGTGTATGGGTTGCAGCAGCGTTGGCCCCTTCCTTGTCTTTTTTCCCGATTCTTCGCGATATCGCGGAACCGCCCCCCACTCCGAGTCCGGTTGAAAGCGCGATCGCAAACATATAAAAAGGAAAAAAGTATCCCACAGCCGCCAGCGCGTCGGAACTGATGCCGGCGACCCAGAAGGCGTCGGCGAGACTGTACAATGTCTGGACGGACATCGCGATAATCATGGGAACGGCGAGTTTGAATATGGCTTTTTTTGGATCTCCAAGGAGTGTTTTCACACCCTTGGTCGGCGCATGTTCTTTATCCATCGTTTTTCCTTTTTATATGGATATCTATAGATAATGAAAAAAGTGAAAAGAGTCAAACGGCGTGTGGTGTGTATGTATATGATACCCGCCGTTATCCGGCGGATATAATGACGGACCGCTTTTATGCCTGCGCTGATAAAAACCGGGCCCGGTTTTTTCCGGGTCCGGTTGATGTGTGCAATATTAGCCGGCATGTGCGAATAATCGAGACCGTTTCACGACCCCGATTATTCCGAGTATTTCTTCAGGCAGATGATGCCGTTATGCCCTCCAAAACCGAGAGAATTGGAGAGTGCCGCACGTATCGTTCCGTCGTATCCTTTGTTGGGGACATAATCGAGATCGCATTCAGGATCGGATTCTTCAAGATTTCTCGTCGCGGGATAATATTGATGATGGAGGGCGAGTGCGGTAACGACTGCCTCGATTCCGCCCGCGCCGCCGAGGAGGTGGCCGGTCATGGATTTTGACGACGATACTTTCAGTTTTTTTGCGTGTTCACCGAATACCGCCTTGATCGCCTTTGTTTCCGTGGGATCGTTCAAGGGGGTCGACGTACCGTGGGCATTGATATAATCGATATCCTCTGGTTTGAGACCGGCGGTCGCTATCGCCATTTTAATAGCGGCAATGCCGCCTACGCCGTCGGGGTGCGGCGCGGTGAGATGAAATGCATCACATGAAATACCATATCCGGCAAACTCCGCGTATATCGTCGCGCCGCGTTTTTTTGCGTGTTCGAGTTCCTCGAGAATGAGGATTCCCGCCCCTTCACCGACCACAAATCCGTCCCTGTCCCTGTCAAACGGTCTGCTTGCCTTCTCCGGGCAATCGTTTCGCTTTGTGCTCAAGGCCTGGAGAACGCAGAAACCTGCAAGGCTTACCGGCGTTATCGGTGCCTCCGTACCGCCGGAGATGACCACATCACACACGCCCATTTTTATCCAGCGCATTGCGGCGCCCATCGCATCCGCCCCGGACGAACATGCCGTGACGATCGAATAACACGGCCCTTGTGCATTATGTCTTATTGCAATCACCGCGGGCCCGATATTACTGATCATTTTCGGGACGAGGAGGGGTTGCACCGCCATACTCCCCTTGCTCTGCATTTTGATGATATCACTTTCGAGAGTTTCGAGCCCCCCGATACCATTGCCCAAAATCACCCCCATTCGTGTATGGTCGACATCCCCTTCTTTTAAGCCGGCGTTTTCCATCGCTTCGATACTCGCATAGAGGCCGAAAAGAGAAAAAAGATCGTTTCTGCGCACGTCTTTTTTCTCGAGTCGATCCGTAGGATTAAAATCCCTGACAATCCCCGCCACTTTCGAGGGAAAATCTGATACATCGAATTTCGTGATTCTGTCAATCCCGTTTTCGACA
The sequence above is drawn from the Spirochaetales bacterium genome and encodes:
- the fabF gene encoding beta-ketoacyl-ACP synthase II translates to MEKRVVITGMGTVNPLGNNVEDFWKNIRNVENGIDRITKFDVSDFPSKVAGIVRDFNPTDRLEKKDVRRNDLFSLFGLYASIEAMENAGLKEGDVDHTRMGVILGNGIGGLETLESDIIKMQSKGSMAVQPLLVPKMISNIGPAVIAIRHNAQGPCYSIVTACSSGADAMGAAMRWIKMGVCDVVISGGTEAPITPVSLAGFCVLQALSTKRNDCPEKASRPFDRDRDGFVVGEGAGILILEELEHAKKRGATIYAEFAGYGISCDAFHLTAPHPDGVGGIAAIKMAIATAGLKPEDIDYINAHGTSTPLNDPTETKAIKAVFGEHAKKLKVSSSKSMTGHLLGGAGGIEAVVTALALHHQYYPATRNLEESDPECDLDYVPNKGYDGTIRAALSNSLGFGGHNGIICLKKYSE